A window of Campylobacter pinnipediorum subsp. pinnipediorum contains these coding sequences:
- a CDS encoding winged helix-turn-helix domain-containing protein gives MHKEIEKLIIKFQNKNGRLDCGVAFKIAKKLDVDVGEVGKTATNLGIKIDSCELGQFGKLEKSDGSYIVYNGLKPKIDEKGRITCKDARDAGVGVGLKKIRSTLKDYGVDVKYCQLGCFKEKKGKKMIVKTKTWIENSDGDLLFGKGKTEVLEVIAESGSISKAAEILGMNYKKCWSHIQILSKNMKEDLVNTKQGGGDNAGTTLNPRAYELIKSYKQLQRDIEEYVNKRFKELFLSDQEDRVKKDKN, from the coding sequence ATGCATAAAGAGATAGAAAAACTAATAATAAAATTTCAAAATAAAAATGGTAGATTAGATTGCGGAGTTGCATTTAAAATAGCAAAAAAATTAGATGTTGATGTTGGAGAAGTTGGCAAAACAGCTACAAATCTTGGCATCAAAATAGACTCGTGCGAACTTGGTCAATTTGGCAAGCTAGAAAAATCAGATGGTAGTTATATAGTATATAATGGTCTAAAACCAAAGATTGATGAAAAAGGTAGAATAACCTGTAAAGATGCAAGAGATGCTGGAGTTGGTGTTGGTCTTAAAAAGATAAGATCGACATTAAAAGACTATGGTGTTGATGTAAAATACTGCCAATTAGGATGTTTTAAAGAGAAGAAAGGTAAAAAAATGATAGTAAAAACAAAAACTTGGATAGAAAACAGCGATGGGGATTTGCTTTTTGGAAAAGGAAAGACAGAAGTATTGGAAGTAATAGCAGAATCTGGCTCTATATCAAAAGCTGCTGAAATTTTAGGAATGAATTATAAAAAATGTTGGAGCCATATACAAATTTTATCAAAAAATATGAAAGAGGACTTAGTAAATACTAAGCAAGGCGGTGGAGACAATGCTGGCACAACCCTAAATCCTCGTGCTTATGAACTTATAAAATCATACAAACAACTCCAAAGAGACATAGAAGAGTATGTAAACAAACGTTTTAAAGAGCTTTTTTTAAGTGATCAAGAAGATAGAGTTAAAAAAGATAAAAACTAA
- a CDS encoding sodium-dependent tyrosine transporter produces MFVKLNDRVYLNTDKITRVKIDNVQDGIRIRFYEGVAQVAKSGKFETFESAQAWLEKYFIKS; encoded by the coding sequence ATGTTTGTAAAATTAAACGATAGAGTGTATCTAAATACGGATAAAATAACACGTGTAAAAATAGATAATGTTCAAGATGGAATACGCATACGTTTTTATGAGGGTGTTGCTCAGGTTGCTAAAAGTGGTAAGTTTGAAACTTTTGAATCAGCACAAGCTTGGCTTGAAAAATATTTCATAAAATCTTAA
- the tgt gene encoding tRNA guanosine(34) transglycosylase Tgt: MKFDIVAKDSNARAGIIQTAHSMIQTPVFMPVGTVGAVKSLDALDMKETLNANIILANTYHMYLRPGSKIVKEFGGLHGFTKFDRSFLTDSGGFQAFSLRSNTKNDDGGIKFKSHIDGSMHYFTPKSVLDTQYDFGSDIMMILDDLVALPADKKRVELSLHRTIKWAKEAIDYHKLKQSQGIGVNQNIFGIIQGGTDYEARKKCATEISQMDFDGLAIGGLSVGESNQEMYDTVEAVMPFIDQNRPRYLMGVGTPEDLVENVGRGVDMFDCVMPTRNARNGTLFTSFGKINIKSAKFINDHMPIDPECQCYTCKNYSRGYLNHLFKARELTFFRLASLHNLHYYLNLMKEIREAIIKGEFAKFKIKFYAKRNIQK; this comes from the coding sequence ATGAAATTTGATATAGTTGCTAAAGATTCTAATGCTAGAGCTGGTATTATACAAACAGCACATTCCATGATACAAACTCCTGTTTTTATGCCTGTTGGAACTGTTGGGGCTGTAAAAAGTCTAGATGCTTTAGATATGAAAGAGACACTAAATGCAAATATCATACTAGCAAATACATATCATATGTATCTACGCCCCGGAAGCAAAATCGTAAAAGAATTTGGTGGTCTTCACGGATTTACAAAATTTGATAGAAGTTTTTTAACCGATAGCGGTGGTTTTCAAGCATTTTCATTAAGATCAAATACAAAAAACGATGATGGCGGAATTAAATTTAAAAGCCATATAGATGGCTCAATGCACTATTTTACACCAAAATCTGTCCTTGATACCCAATATGATTTTGGTAGTGATATAATGATGATACTTGATGATTTGGTTGCTCTTCCGGCTGATAAAAAAAGAGTTGAGTTAAGCCTGCATAGAACTATAAAATGGGCAAAAGAAGCTATTGATTATCATAAGCTTAAACAATCTCAAGGCATAGGTGTTAATCAAAATATATTTGGAATAATCCAAGGCGGAACAGATTATGAAGCTAGAAAAAAATGTGCGACTGAGATTTCACAGATGGACTTTGATGGGCTTGCTATAGGTGGGCTTAGTGTTGGCGAAAGCAATCAAGAGATGTATGATACCGTTGAGGCTGTTATGCCATTTATTGACCAAAATAGACCAAGATATCTAATGGGAGTTGGAACACCCGAGGATTTGGTTGAAAATGTTGGGCGTGGAGTTGATATGTTTGACTGTGTTATGCCTACAAGAAATGCAAGAAACGGGACTCTTTTTACAAGTTTTGGAAAGATAAACATCAAATCAGCAAAATTTATAAACGATCATATGCCAATAGATCCAGAATGCCAATGCTATACTTGCAAAAATTATTCCCGTGGATATTTAAACCATCTTTTTAAAGCAAGAGAGCTTACATTTTTTAGATTAGCAAGTTTGCATAATTTGCATTATTATCTAAATTTAATGAAAGAGATTAGAGAAGCTATCATAAAAGGCGAATTTGCTAAGTTTAAAATAAAATTTTATGCAAAAAGAAATATACAAAAATAA
- the prfB gene encoding peptide chain release factor 2: MDNYEYTELLKTLSTKVENIAQVVKPDSLKNRLDEISSLENDPDFWQDISKAGVIAKEKSKINSMLDKFNSAKQAVDDAKDLYELANSENDAETIQSLFDDAQNLQDHIINLEIVMLLSGDDDGKNAIVSIHPGAGGTESNDWASMLYRMYLRFCEREGFKVETLDFQEGDEAGLKDVSFIVKGENAYGYLKAENGIHRLVRTSPFDSAGRRHTSFSSVMVSPEIDDDIEINIDEKDLKIDTYRASGAGGQHVNKTESAIRITHVPTGIVVQCQNDRSQHKNRATAMKMLKSRLYELELIKQQEASASVEKSEIGWGHQIRSYVLFPYQQVKDNRSGQAYSQTDAILDGDIKKMIEGVLISQKSI; the protein is encoded by the coding sequence TTGGATAATTATGAATATACAGAATTATTAAAAACACTAAGCACAAAGGTTGAAAATATCGCTCAGGTTGTTAAGCCAGATAGCCTAAAAAATAGACTTGATGAAATTAGTTCGTTAGAAAACGATCCTGATTTTTGGCAAGATATATCAAAAGCTGGTGTTATAGCAAAAGAAAAATCAAAAATAAATTCAATGCTTGATAAATTTAACTCCGCAAAACAGGCTGTTGATGATGCTAAGGATCTTTATGAATTAGCAAATTCAGAAAACGATGCCGAAACCATACAGTCATTATTTGATGATGCGCAAAATTTACAAGACCATATTATAAATTTAGAAATAGTTATGCTCCTTAGTGGAGATGATGACGGCAAAAATGCTATTGTTTCTATACATCCTGGTGCTGGTGGAACTGAGAGTAATGACTGGGCCAGTATGCTTTATAGAATGTATCTTCGTTTTTGTGAAAGAGAGGGTTTTAAGGTAGAAACTCTTGACTTTCAAGAGGGTGATGAAGCAGGTCTTAAAGATGTAAGTTTTATAGTAAAAGGTGAGAATGCTTATGGTTATTTAAAGGCTGAAAACGGCATTCATAGACTTGTTAGAACTAGTCCTTTTGATAGTGCCGGTAGACGTCATACAAGCTTTTCAAGTGTTATGGTAAGTCCTGAAATCGATGATGATATAGAGATAAACATAGATGAAAAAGATCTAAAAATAGATACATATAGAGCTAGTGGGGCTGGTGGTCAGCACGTAAATAAAACAGAAAGTGCAATAAGAATAACACATGTTCCAACAGGCATAGTAGTGCAATGCCAAAATGATAGGTCTCAACACAAAAATAGAGCCACAGCTATGAAAATGCTAAAATCAAGGCTTTATGAACTTGAACTTATAAAACAACAAGAGGCTAGCGCTAGTGTTGAAAAGAGCGAAATAGGGTGGGGACATCAGATCCGTTCTTATGTACTTTTCCCTTATCAACAAGTAAAGGATAACAGAAGCGGACAAGCTTACTCTCAAACAGATGCCATACTTGATGGTGATATTAAAAAAATGATAGAGGGTGTTTTAATAAGTCAAAAAAGTATTTGA
- the panC gene encoding pantoate--beta-alanine ligase: protein MKIIKTIEELKEFRSSLNGNVGFVPTMGALHDGHKSLIQKSVDQNEHTIVSVFVNPTQFLPGEDLEKYPRKEEDDIKICETCGASAIFIPDANIMYSDKEPLVLAPNKFANILEGKTRPGHFDGVLRVLTKFFNLVKPNRAYFGKKDTQQLLIIQNYINTMFLDIEIIPCDIVRESDGLALSSRNAYLSEEEKCMALRISKSLQNALNFVENGDLDSRSIKEEMLRILEPLKLDYVAIVNKELEEIQKVEEGNTIILVAAYVGKTRLIDNMWI, encoded by the coding sequence ATGAAGATAATAAAAACTATTGAAGAACTTAAAGAATTTAGATCAAGTCTTAATGGCAATGTTGGCTTTGTCCCTACCATGGGTGCCTTACACGATGGACATAAAAGCCTTATACAAAAATCAGTAGATCAAAATGAACATACAATTGTCTCTGTTTTTGTAAATCCAACACAATTCTTACCTGGAGAGGATTTAGAAAAATATCCAAGAAAAGAAGAAGATGATATAAAAATTTGCGAAACTTGCGGGGCTAGTGCTATTTTTATACCTGATGCAAATATTATGTATTCTGATAAAGAGCCGTTAGTTTTAGCACCAAATAAATTTGCAAATATCTTAGAAGGAAAGACAAGACCCGGTCATTTTGATGGTGTTTTAAGGGTTCTTACTAAATTTTTCAACCTAGTAAAACCAAACAGAGCATATTTTGGAAAAAAAGATACACAACAACTTTTAATAATACAAAACTATATAAATACAATGTTTTTGGATATAGAAATAATTCCTTGTGATATAGTGAGAGAAAGTGATGGTCTAGCCCTTTCAAGCAGAAATGCATATCTTAGCGAAGAAGAAAAATGTATGGCTCTTCGCATATCAAAATCATTGCAAAATGCTTTAAATTTTGTAGAAAATGGAGATCTTGATAGCAGATCTATCAAAGAAGAGATGTTAAGGATATTAGAGCCTTTAAAATTAGACTATGTGGCAATAGTAAACAAAGAACTTGAAGAGATACAAAAAGTAGAAGAAGGAAACACTATAATACTTGTAGCGGCTTATGTTGGTAAAACTAGACTTATTGACAACATGTGGATATAA
- the rimO gene encoding 30S ribosomal protein S12 methylthiotransferase RimO has product MQKVHLISLGCNKNLVDSEIMLGRLKNYSITDDVNSADVIIVNTCGFIESAKQESIQTILEVAENKKQDATLVVTGCLMQRYRDELMAELPEVDLFTGVGDYDKIDEILLKKTNLFSPDTYLQSTEDRVITGSNYHAYIKISEGCNQRCSFCAIPTFKGKLKSRNLEDIVDEVKKLVQKGFYDFSFLSQDSSSYMRDFNTSDGLINLIDEIEKIDGVKSARILYLYPSTTSNELISKIISSKVFHNYFDMPIQHISDNMLKIMRRGSGEKRLRELLDMMRQAPNSFLRTGIIIGHPGETNEDFDTLCEFLSEFSFDRVSAFAYSKEEDTKAYEMEQVPTKIISQRLSKIEKIIDNTISKSLDNTIDKEYIVTLDGVSSEGEMFFGAKLDIWDKDIDGEVLINESDISDLQVGKRYICKITQRADKKLLGTILKEA; this is encoded by the coding sequence ATGCAAAAAGTTCATCTAATATCACTTGGTTGTAATAAAAATTTAGTAGATAGCGAGATAATGCTTGGTCGTTTAAAAAACTATAGCATAACAGATGATGTAAATAGTGCTGATGTTATCATAGTAAATACCTGTGGTTTTATAGAATCAGCAAAACAAGAGAGTATACAAACAATACTTGAAGTAGCAGAAAACAAAAAACAAGATGCAACTCTTGTTGTAACTGGCTGTTTAATGCAAAGATACCGCGATGAATTAATGGCTGAACTTCCGGAGGTTGATTTGTTTACCGGTGTTGGGGATTATGATAAGATAGATGAAATTTTATTAAAAAAGACAAATTTATTTAGCCCTGATACATATTTACAAAGCACAGAAGATAGAGTCATTACTGGTTCAAACTACCATGCTTATATAAAAATATCAGAAGGCTGTAATCAAAGATGTAGCTTTTGTGCTATACCAACCTTTAAAGGAAAATTAAAATCAAGAAATTTAGAAGATATCGTAGATGAAGTAAAAAAACTAGTTCAAAAAGGTTTTTATGATTTTAGCTTTTTATCACAAGATTCTAGTTCATATATGAGAGATTTTAACACTAGCGATGGGCTTATAAATTTAATAGACGAGATTGAAAAAATAGACGGTGTAAAAAGCGCAAGGATACTTTATCTTTATCCAAGCACAACATCAAATGAGTTAATTTCAAAAATAATCTCATCAAAGGTTTTTCATAACTATTTTGATATGCCCATACAACACATAAGCGACAATATGCTAAAAATAATGAGAAGAGGAAGTGGCGAGAAGAGACTAAGAGAGCTTTTGGATATGATGAGACAAGCACCAAATTCTTTTTTAAGAACTGGGATCATCATAGGACACCCCGGAGAAACCAACGAAGATTTTGACACACTATGTGAGTTTTTAAGCGAGTTTTCATTTGATAGGGTTTCAGCATTTGCCTACTCAAAAGAAGAGGATACAAAAGCTTATGAAATGGAGCAAGTTCCAACAAAAATAATATCTCAAAGACTAAGCAAAATAGAAAAAATCATAGACAACACAATATCAAAAAGTCTTGATAACACAATAGATAAAGAATATATCGTAACACTTGATGGAGTAAGTAGCGAAGGAGAGATGTTTTTTGGAGCCAAACTTGACATATGGGATAAAGATATAGATGGCGAGGTTTTAATAAACGAAAGCGATATTAGTGATTTGCAAGTAGGAAAAAGATATATTTGTAAAATAACACAAAGAGCTGATAAAAAACTACTCGGAACTATTTTAAAAGAAGCTTAA
- the tilS gene encoding tRNA lysidine(34) synthetase TilS, translated as MISKNCITHLKNGKNLLAFSHGVDSTALFYLLDELGVDFDIAIINYNTRKNSTLEATSAKNLAYKFNKKCFLKSVKLQNKNFESEARKIRYNFFKEICINEKYTNLILAHQLNDMFEWFLMQFSKGAGLNELIGMQEIEKKEHYTLIRPILNIQKDELNEYLDKNNYKYFVDESNFSNKYTRNHFRLEFSNQFIKQYSKGVKKSFEFLNLDYNQLKPKYKKIKDDFYLVYNDKNAIRGIDKVCKKLGVLMSQSQRLTALKDGVISGKIAIGIKDDIVFISPFVKEVMDKKFKEKCRKAFIPKLIRPYLFQINFEIEKLDYNKIFETTEVIAV; from the coding sequence TTGATTAGTAAAAACTGCATAACTCATCTAAAAAATGGTAAAAATTTGCTAGCATTTTCTCATGGTGTTGATAGCACGGCACTTTTTTACCTTTTAGATGAGTTGGGTGTTGATTTTGACATAGCTATAATCAACTACAACACACGAAAAAACAGCACATTAGAAGCAACAAGTGCAAAAAACCTAGCATATAAATTTAACAAAAAATGCTTTTTGAAAAGTGTTAAACTTCAAAATAAAAACTTTGAAAGCGAAGCAAGAAAAATAAGATATAATTTTTTCAAAGAAATTTGTATAAATGAAAAATATACAAATTTGATTTTAGCACATCAATTAAATGATATGTTTGAATGGTTTTTAATGCAATTTAGCAAAGGTGCTGGGCTAAACGAACTAATAGGAATGCAAGAGATAGAGAAAAAAGAGCATTATACACTTATAAGACCTATTTTAAATATACAAAAAGATGAACTTAATGAGTATTTAGATAAAAATAATTATAAATATTTTGTTGATGAAAGTAATTTTTCAAACAAATATACAAGAAATCATTTTAGACTTGAGTTTTCAAACCAATTCATAAAACAATACTCAAAAGGAGTTAAAAAAAGTTTTGAGTTTTTAAACCTAGACTATAATCAGTTAAAACCAAAATATAAAAAAATAAAAGATGATTTTTATCTAGTTTATAATGACAAAAATGCAATAAGAGGCATAGACAAAGTTTGTAAAAAGCTTGGTGTGCTAATGAGTCAAAGCCAAAGACTAACAGCACTAAAAGATGGTGTAATAAGTGGCAAAATTGCTATTGGAATAAAAGACGATATTGTATTTATATCGCCTTTTGTAAAAGAAGTAATGGATAAAAAATTTAAAGAAAAATGCAGAAAAGCTTTCATCCCAAAACTAATAAGACCTTATTTATTTCAAATAAACTTTGAAATAGAAAAGTTAGACTATAATAAAATTTTTGAGACAACAGAAGTTATAGCTGTTTGA
- a CDS encoding 16S rRNA (uracil(1498)-N(3))-methyltransferase, which translates to MCFLLDYDMQFLYDKNAGNERLVVENEPFLHLKARRVKVGDRIEVRNLKDSKKYLYEIESFERRSASLSLVFASLNEKPSYDFKIAWSVIDPKTIEKTLPYLNELGVGKIIFVYTDFSQANFKIDIKRFEYICALSCEQCGRDALMEFEIYDSIDDFSLRYNNVALIHFGGDDISLYKDELLFIGPEGGFSKREVELFAKKFGLKTKHILKSQTAITSVVSKILL; encoded by the coding sequence TTGTGCTTTTTGCTGGATTATGATATGCAGTTTTTGTATGATAAAAATGCCGGAAATGAACGATTAGTCGTTGAAAACGAACCATTTTTACATCTAAAAGCAAGAAGAGTTAAAGTAGGCGATAGAATAGAGGTAAGAAATCTAAAAGATAGTAAAAAATATCTTTATGAAATTGAAAGCTTTGAAAGAAGAAGTGCTTCTTTGTCCCTTGTTTTTGCTAGTTTGAATGAAAAACCAAGTTATGATTTTAAGATAGCTTGGTCTGTAATTGATCCAAAAACGATAGAAAAAACACTACCTTATTTAAACGAACTTGGTGTAGGCAAGATTATTTTTGTCTATACTGATTTTTCACAAGCAAATTTCAAAATAGACATTAAAAGATTTGAATACATTTGCGCTTTATCGTGTGAACAATGTGGTAGAGATGCTTTGATGGAATTTGAAATTTATGATAGCATTGATGATTTTTCTTTGAGGTATAATAATGTAGCACTTATCCATTTTGGAGGAGATGATATAAGCTTATATAAAGATGAGCTTTTATTTATAGGCCCTGAGGGTGGATTTTCCAAAAGAGAAGTAGAATTATTTGCTAAGAAATTTGGCTTAAAAACCAAGCATATATTAAAATCTCAAACAGCTATAACTTCTGTTGTCTCAAAAATTTTATTATAG
- a CDS encoding 6-pyruvoyl trahydropterin synthase family protein has product MIIRKLFKFENAHIVRFCSSKRCRTSIHGHSYKAEVLLKSDFLDNAGMVYDFGLMKKNIKTIIDSFDHSTTIYSLDNKEYIDDIKKHSARWVSIPVNPSAEQFCRVFFVIIDTLLQNTIMQNAEQGVTLDSIIVHETDTGYAQCFKQDAYNENMGIISLDDIVFSDAIIDEWEDKNLFNKIKTKTKILNPKEV; this is encoded by the coding sequence ATGATAATTAGAAAGCTTTTTAAATTTGAAAATGCACATATAGTTAGGTTTTGTAGCTCTAAGCGTTGTAGAACTAGTATTCATGGACATAGTTACAAGGCAGAAGTTTTGCTAAAATCAGATTTTTTAGATAATGCTGGCATGGTTTATGACTTTGGCTTGATGAAGAAAAATATTAAAACCATAATTGATAGCTTTGATCATAGTACGACTATATATTCATTAGACAACAAAGAGTATATAGATGACATAAAAAAACACTCTGCGAGATGGGTAAGCATACCTGTTAATCCATCTGCTGAACAATTTTGTAGAGTATTTTTTGTTATTATAGATACTTTGTTGCAAAATACAATAATGCAAAATGCGGAGCAGGGTGTAACTCTTGATAGTATAATAGTTCACGAAACAGATACAGGATATGCTCAATGCTTCAAACAAGATGCTTATAATGAAAATATGGGTATCATAAGTTTAGATGATATAGTGTTTTCAGACGCTATAATAGATGAATGGGAGGACAAGAACCTTTTTAATAAAATAAAGACAAAAACTAAAATTTTAAATCCAAAGGAAGTTTGA
- a CDS encoding 7-carboxy-7-deazaguanine synthase QueE, translating into MSLVEEFISIQGEGKYQGHLGIFLRFFGCNLNCYGFDVKQISNKTGDTLIGCDTIRAVFTSHFDATQIQTEDEILNLVNARIKDLKKLPMIVITGGEPLLHHKNKIFINLVSKLIDSGFKIQFETNSSIFVDFEKFPIYKKCSFAMSVKLKNSGEKYEKRINKEAIKAICENSYDSFYKFVILGKDKELDEINDILKIYNQDVWCMPMGSNKIELEKNALNVANFAIKNGFNYSDRMHIRIWDNKEGV; encoded by the coding sequence TTGAGTTTGGTTGAAGAGTTTATAAGCATACAAGGAGAGGGAAAATATCAAGGTCATCTTGGTATTTTTTTGAGGTTTTTTGGGTGCAATTTAAATTGTTACGGCTTTGATGTTAAGCAAATATCTAATAAGACTGGTGATACTTTAATTGGCTGTGATACAATTAGAGCTGTTTTTACATCTCATTTTGATGCTACTCAGATACAAACTGAAGATGAAATTTTAAACTTAGTTAATGCAAGAATAAAAGATTTGAAAAAACTGCCTATGATAGTTATTACAGGTGGGGAACCTCTTTTGCATCATAAAAATAAAATCTTTATTAATTTAGTTTCAAAGTTGATAGATAGTGGTTTTAAGATCCAATTTGAAACAAATTCTAGTATTTTTGTTGATTTTGAGAAATTTCCAATTTATAAAAAATGTAGTTTTGCTATGAGTGTTAAGCTTAAAAATAGTGGCGAAAAATATGAAAAAAGAATAAATAAAGAAGCTATAAAGGCTATTTGTGAAAATTCTTATGATAGCTTTTATAAGTTTGTTATTTTAGGAAAAGACAAAGAGCTTGATGAGATTAATGACATACTTAAAATTTATAATCAAGATGTTTGGTGTATGCCAATGGGTTCAAATAAAATCGAATTAGAAAAAAATGCTTTAAACGTAGCCAATTTTGCTATAAAAAATGGATTTAATTATAGTGATCGTATGCATATTAGGATTTGGGATAATAAAGAGGGTGTTTAA
- the moaA gene encoding GTP 3',8-cyclase MoaA, translating to MLIDGHGRVVDYLRVSVTQRCNFRCRYCMPKTPFEWTPKENLLSFEELFLFIKVAIDEGVKKIRITGGEPLLRKDLDVFIKMINDYNPNVDLALTTNGFMLKHYAKRLKEAGLKRINMSLDTLKPEVAKTIAQKSVLHEVLAGFEEALDAGLSVKINTVALKGINDNEIINLLEFAKFRNCQIRFIEYMENSHANDELKGLKSDEILSIISKKYKLTKDDKLPNAPASIYKLEDGYKFGIIDPHKHDFCESCNRIRLTAEGFLIPCLYFEDAMSIKDAVTKGDVAGAAEVLRQVLINKPEKNKWEIGEQNETSSRAFYQTGG from the coding sequence ATGTTGATAGATGGCCATGGTAGAGTTGTTGATTATCTTCGTGTATCTGTTACTCAAAGGTGCAACTTTCGTTGCAGATATTGTATGCCAAAAACACCATTTGAATGGACCCCGAAAGAAAATTTACTAAGTTTTGAAGAGTTATTTTTATTTATAAAAGTTGCAATTGATGAAGGTGTAAAAAAAATTCGTATAACTGGTGGAGAGCCATTACTTCGCAAAGATTTGGATGTATTTATAAAGATGATAAATGATTATAATCCAAATGTAGATTTAGCTCTTACAACTAATGGATTTATGCTGAAGCACTATGCAAAAAGACTAAAAGAAGCAGGCCTTAAAAGAATAAACATGTCTCTTGATACCTTAAAACCAGAAGTTGCGAAAACGATAGCTCAAAAGAGTGTTTTACATGAAGTTTTAGCTGGGTTTGAAGAGGCTTTAGATGCTGGCCTTAGTGTTAAGATTAATACTGTTGCTTTAAAAGGCATTAACGATAACGAGATTATAAATTTGCTCGAGTTTGCTAAGTTTAGAAATTGTCAGATTAGATTTATAGAGTATATGGAAAACTCACATGCGAATGATGAGTTAAAAGGCTTAAAAAGCGATGAGATACTATCTATAATTTCAAAAAAATACAAACTTACAAAAGATGATAAATTACCAAATGCACCAGCTTCTATATATAAACTTGAAGATGGTTATAAGTTTGGGATTATAGATCCACATAAGCACGATTTTTGTGAAAGTTGTAATAGAATAAGACTAACTGCAGAAGGGTTTTTGATACCTTGTTTATATTTTGAAGATGCTATGAGTATAAAAGATGCTGTTACAAAAGGTGATGTTGCTGGTGCTGCAGAGGTTTTAAGACAGGTTTTGATAAACAAACCTGAAAAAAATAAGTGGGAAATAGGCGAACAAAATGAAACTTCAAGCAGAGCATTTTATCAAACTGGTGGGTAA
- a CDS encoding flagellin: MKVNNISSTQYLNSADKAKQAQDKALQNISANRALSGVDSANLAIADSLLSQANVINQGIANANDAIGALNIADSTLNNITQTADRLNELSVKNNNPALSDRERGILNREADRLKESIGQSIDNATFNGKNVFGDMSNFYTGNATQNINLSENSVRSGASNLDISNQNGINDFINDVNRLRGEIGSVQNGIVADINSSLKQNVALRQSESGLQNNDISKNLNEQNNEKLRLNASILAQSHNVANLQSQIDRLLA, from the coding sequence ATGAAAGTAAACAATATATCTTCAACTCAATATTTAAATAGTGCCGATAAAGCTAAACAGGCACAAGATAAGGCTTTGCAAAACATATCTGCTAATCGTGCGTTAAGTGGTGTTGATAGCGCAAATCTTGCCATAGCCGATAGTTTATTATCGCAGGCTAATGTGATAAATCAAGGTATAGCTAATGCAAATGATGCAATCGGTGCTTTAAATATTGCTGACTCTACTTTAAATAATATTACTCAAACTGCTGATAGATTAAATGAATTATCTGTTAAAAATAATAACCCAGCATTGTCAGATAGAGAACGCGGTATATTAAACCGTGAGGCTGATAGATTAAAAGAGTCTATAGGCCAAAGCATAGATAACGCGACATTTAATGGCAAAAATGTATTTGGTGATATGTCAAATTTTTATACTGGAAATGCAACTCAAAATATCAATTTATCAGAAAATAGCGTAAGATCTGGCGCTAGTAATTTGGATATATCCAATCAAAATGGCATTAATGATTTTATAAATGATGTTAATAGATTAAGAGGAGAGATTGGTTCTGTCCAAAACGGTATAGTTGCTGATATAAATTCATCTTTAAAACAAAATGTTGCTTTAAGACAAAGTGAAAGTGGTTTGCAAAATAATGATATATCTAAAAATTTAAATGAACAAAACAATGAGAAATTAAGACTTAATGCTTCTATATTGGCTCAAAGCCATAATGTTGCAAATTTGCAATCTCAGATAGATAGACTTTTGGCTTAA